A stretch of Chionomys nivalis chromosome 26, mChiNiv1.1, whole genome shotgun sequence DNA encodes these proteins:
- the Ercc5 gene encoding DNA excision repair protein ERCC-5 isoform X2, with translation MRNWCDISIWLNQALKGARDRHGNAIENAHLLTLFNRLCKLLFFRIRPIFVFDGDAPLLKKQTLAKRRQRKDSASTDSRRTTEKLLKTFLKRQALQTAFRRKRNEALPSLTRVQREDIYALPPLQEEEKHSSEEEDEKQWRERMDQKQALQEEFFHNPQAIDIESEDFSSLPPEVKHEILTDMKEFTKRRRTLFEAMPEESNDFSQYQLKGLLKKNYLNQHIENVQKEMNQRHSGQIQRQYEDEGGFLKEVESRRVVSEDTAHYILIKGIQAKKVTDAVSEASPSSSRMHSVALDLKSSPQEKVKQEKEPEATPPSPRTLLAMQAAMLGSSSEEEPESGEGRQPRERNLWATAGAGSVSPRTLAAIQKALDDDEDGKVCDGGDEPTGRTVMRVLGDDKDGKVCARSDEPAVRTLPGNGPDQGHSDGAVESGGGTPFATVPPVPAVTVVEECAASCGREKEQTASAHSLSAACLQAGECYASGEQMSLTPVVKAESERSSEDEVEGKQAPLPSACTELPGRDASGRLSERKPTLVTPVRTYSDQRLDTCLEGPELQEGLNPPEMKCVSSSFSSDAETQSAQTPASKPCRTVHIPSEATGDLEKALSSDECGDSLKTIEQGEMPEPAARELISVPEPTGPVEMESGESESDGSFIEVQSVVSDGELQTESPETSKSDSEQDEEEPRGTPQEGTSRDTELQQDSSDSEDVSKEEHKNADRDAESSPNEWQDINLEELDILESNLLAEQNSLNAQKQQQERIAASVTGQMFLESQELLRLFGIPYIQAPMEAEAQCAILDLTDQTSGTITDDSDIWLFGARHVYKNFFNKNKFVEYYQYVDFHNQLGLDRSKLINLAYLLGSDYTEGIPTVGCVTAMEILNEFPGRGLDPLLKFSEWWHEAQNSKKVAANPHDTKVKKKLRKLQLTPGFPNPAVADAYLKPVVDDSRGSFLWGKPDVDKIREFCQRYFGWNRTKTDESLFPVLKQLNVQQTQLRIDSFFRLAQQEKQDAKHIKSQRLNRAVTCMLRKGREEAAGELEKEIDTLDKAKGKTPKRSLTSPRETSDPKRRRSSGSGGFLGDPYLSESPGDSGEDAESSSEMCVQQRTTAESPKVRHSRDAHGRDVSAVSTSSSSEDDGDEVKAVLVTARPVFGKKKRKLRRRKGKSNLKKASSLEG, from the exons ATGAGAAATTGGTGTG ATATTAGCATTTGGCTAAACCAAGCACTTAAAGGAGCCCGAGATCGCCATGGGAATGCAATAGAAAACGCTCATCTCCTCACATTGTTCAATCGGCTCTGCAAGCTGTTATTTTTTCGTATTCGCCCTATTTTTGTATTTGATGGAGATGCGCCGCTGCTCAAGAAACAGACCTTG GccaagagaaggcagaggaaggattcCGCATCCACCGACTCGCGAAGGACCACAGAGAAGCTCCTGAAGACGTTTCTGAAGAGACAGGCTCTGCAAACTGccttcagaaggaagag AAATGAAGCCCTACCCAGTCTTACTCGGGTTCAAAGAGAGGACATCTATGCTTTGCCACCtttacaggaggaagaaaaacataG TTcagaagaggaagatgaaaagCAGTGGCGAGAAAGAATGGATCAAAAGCAAGCTTTGCAG GAAGAATTCTTTCATAATCCTCAGGCCATCGATATCGAGTCTGAGGATTTCAGCAGCCTGCCCCCTGAAGTGAAGCATGAGATCTTAACTGACATGAAAGAGTTTACCAAGCGAAGGCGGACACTGTTTGAAGCAATGCCAGAG GAGTCTAATGACTTTTCACAGTACCAGCTGAAAGGCCTGCTTAAGAAGAACTACCTAAACCAGCACATAGAAAATGTCCAGAAGGAAATGAATCAGCGGCACTCGGGGCAAATCCAGAGGCAGTACGAAGATGAGGGGGGCTTTCTAAAGGAGgtggagtccaggagagtggTCTCTGAAGACACCGCCCACTACATCTTGATAAAAG GTATTCAAGCTAAGAAAGTCACGGATGCGGTTTCAGAGGCTTCCCCTTCCTCCAGCAGAATGCACAGCGTGGCCTTGGACCTGAAATCCTCACCCCAGGAGAAAGTGAAGCAGGAGAAAGAGccagaggccacacctccttctcCGAGGACTTTACTGGCTATGCAGGCAGCCATGCTGGGAAGTAGCTCAGAAGAGGAGCCAGAGAGTGGAGAGGGAAGGCAGCCTAGGGAGAGGAACTTGTGGGCCACGGCAGGTGCAGGCTCCGTATCGCCACGTACCCTTGCGGCCATTCAGAAAGCCCTGGATGATGACGAAGACGGGAAAGTGTGTGATGGGGGCGATGAGCCCACAGGAAGGACGGTGATGAGAGTGTTAGGTGATGATAAAGATGGGAAGGTGTGCGCCAGGAGTGATGAGCCGGCGGTGCGAACACTGCCTGGAAACGGGCCAGACCAGGGGCACAGTGATGGAGCTGTCGAAAGCGGTGGTGGCACGCCATTTGCCACAGTTCCTCCTGTACCCGCCGTGACTGTGGTAGAGGAGTGTGCGGCCAGCTGCGGTCGTGAGAAAGAACAGACCGCCTCTGCTCATTCATTGAGTGCCGCTTGTCTTCAAGCTGGTGAATGCTATGCTTCAGGAGAACAAATGTCACTTACTCCTGTGGTGAAGGCAGAGTCCGAGAGAAGCAGTGAGGATGAGGTTGAGGGTAAGCAAGCTCCCCTCCCGTCAGCGTGCACGGAACTTCCAGGCCGTGATGCCTCTGGGCGCCTCAGTGAAAGGAAACCGACCCTGGTAACTCCAGTGAGAACATATTCTGATCAGAGGCTGGACACATGCCTTGAAGGGCCCGAGCTGCAGGAGGGTCTCAACCCGCCCGAGATGAAATGCGTTTCCTCTAGTTTTTCAAGTGATGCTGAAACACAGAGTGCACAAACCCCTGCTTCTAAACCATGCCGTACAGTTCACATCCCTTCAGAGGCAACGGGTGACTTAGAAAAGGCATTGTCTTCTGATGAATGTGGAGATTCCCTGAAAACCATCGAGCAAGGGGAGATGCCTGAACCTGCTGCCAGGGAGTTGATTTCAGTCCCGGAGCCCACGGGACCAGTGGAGATGGAGTCTGGAGAGAGCGAGTCTGATG GAAGTTTCATTGAGGTACAGAGTGTGGTCAGTGATGGTGAACTCCAAACAGAGTCACCGGAGACTTCTAAATCTGACTCTGAACAAGATGAAGAGGAACCAAGAGGAACTCCACAGGAAGGAACCTCCAGGGACACAGAACTCCAACAGGACAGTTCCGACAGCGAGGACGTTTCCAAAGAAGAGCACAAAAACGCTGACAGAGATGCCGAGAGCTCGCCTAATGAATGGCAAGATATTAATTTG GAGGAACTGGACATCCTGGAGAGCAACCTCTTGGCAGAGCAGAATTCACTGAATGCTCAAAAACAGCAGCAAGAACGGATCGCTGCCTCGGTAACGGGCCAGATGTTTCTGGAAAGTCAG GAACTCCTGCGCCTGTTTGGCATCCCCTACATCCAGGCTCCCATGGAGGCAGAGGCGCAGTGTGCCATTCTTGACCTCACTGATCAGACTTCTGGGACCATCACTGATGATAGTGATATCTGGCTGTTTGGGGCCCGGCATGTCTATAAGAATTTCTTTAACAAAAACAAGTTTGTAGAGTACTACCAGTACGTGGACTTTCACAACCAGTTAG GACTGGACCGGAGCAAATTAATTAACTTGGCTTATCTACTGGGCAGCGATTATACCGAAGGGATCCCGACTGTTGGCTGTGTAACAGCCATGGAGATTCTCAATGAATTCCCTGGACGCGGCCTGGACCCGCTCTTAAAATTCtc AGAGTGGTGGCATGAAGCTCAGAACAGCAAGAAGGTTGCAGCCAATCCCCACGACACGAAAGTGAAGAAGAAGTTGCGGAAGTTGCAGCTGACACCTGGCTTCCCCAACCCTGCAGTCGCCGATGCTTACCTCAAGCCTGTGGTGGATGACTCCAGGGGGTCGTTTCTGTGGGGCAAGCCTGACGTGGACAAGATTAGAGAAT TTTGTCAGAGATATTTTGGCTGGAACAGGACGAAGACCGATGAATCCCTTTTTCCAGTACTCAAGCAACTGAATGTCCAGCAG acccAGCTACGAATTGATTCCTTTTTTAGATTAGCTCAACAGGAAAAGCAAGATGCCaaacacataaaaagccagaggCTAAACAGAGCTGTGACATGTATgttgaggaaaggaagggaagaggcagctGGCGAGCTGGAGAAAGAGATTGACACCCTGGATAAGGCAAAAGGAAAAACCCCCAAAAGAAGCCTGACGAGCCCAAGAGAAACATCAGACCCCAAAAGAAGGAGGTCTTCAGGAAGTGGTGGGTTTCTGGGGGACCCCTACCTCTCAGAGTCCCCTGGGGATTCAGGTGAGGATGCAGAAAGTTCATCGGAGATGTGCGTCCAGCAAAGAACAACAGCGGAGTCACCAAAAGTCCGCCACTCGAGAGATGCTCACGGAAGGGATGTGTCTGCTGTGTCTACCAGCAGCTCCAGTGAGGACGATGGGGACGAAGTCAAGGCAGTCCTGGTGACTGCTAGACCTgtatttgggaagaaaaaaaggaagctaaggagaaggaaaggaaagtctaatttaaaaaaagccaGCAGTTTGGAAGGATGA
- the Ercc5 gene encoding DNA excision repair protein ERCC-5 isoform X1 — protein MGVQGLWKLLECSGRRVSPEALEGKVLAVDISIWLNQALKGARDRHGNAIENAHLLTLFNRLCKLLFFRIRPIFVFDGDAPLLKKQTLAKRRQRKDSASTDSRRTTEKLLKTFLKRQALQTAFRRKRNEALPSLTRVQREDIYALPPLQEEEKHSSEEEDEKQWRERMDQKQALQEEFFHNPQAIDIESEDFSSLPPEVKHEILTDMKEFTKRRRTLFEAMPEESNDFSQYQLKGLLKKNYLNQHIENVQKEMNQRHSGQIQRQYEDEGGFLKEVESRRVVSEDTAHYILIKGIQAKKVTDAVSEASPSSSRMHSVALDLKSSPQEKVKQEKEPEATPPSPRTLLAMQAAMLGSSSEEEPESGEGRQPRERNLWATAGAGSVSPRTLAAIQKALDDDEDGKVCDGGDEPTGRTVMRVLGDDKDGKVCARSDEPAVRTLPGNGPDQGHSDGAVESGGGTPFATVPPVPAVTVVEECAASCGREKEQTASAHSLSAACLQAGECYASGEQMSLTPVVKAESERSSEDEVEGKQAPLPSACTELPGRDASGRLSERKPTLVTPVRTYSDQRLDTCLEGPELQEGLNPPEMKCVSSSFSSDAETQSAQTPASKPCRTVHIPSEATGDLEKALSSDECGDSLKTIEQGEMPEPAARELISVPEPTGPVEMESGESESDGSFIEVQSVVSDGELQTESPETSKSDSEQDEEEPRGTPQEGTSRDTELQQDSSDSEDVSKEEHKNADRDAESSPNEWQDINLEELDILESNLLAEQNSLNAQKQQQERIAASVTGQMFLESQELLRLFGIPYIQAPMEAEAQCAILDLTDQTSGTITDDSDIWLFGARHVYKNFFNKNKFVEYYQYVDFHNQLGLDRSKLINLAYLLGSDYTEGIPTVGCVTAMEILNEFPGRGLDPLLKFSEWWHEAQNSKKVAANPHDTKVKKKLRKLQLTPGFPNPAVADAYLKPVVDDSRGSFLWGKPDVDKIREFCQRYFGWNRTKTDESLFPVLKQLNVQQTQLRIDSFFRLAQQEKQDAKHIKSQRLNRAVTCMLRKGREEAAGELEKEIDTLDKAKGKTPKRSLTSPRETSDPKRRRSSGSGGFLGDPYLSESPGDSGEDAESSSEMCVQQRTTAESPKVRHSRDAHGRDVSAVSTSSSSEDDGDEVKAVLVTARPVFGKKKRKLRRRKGKSNLKKASSLEG, from the exons ATGGGAGTCCAGGGGCTGTGGAAGCTGCTGGAGTGCTCCGGTCGCCGGGTCAGCCCGGAGGCGCTGGAGGGCAAGGTGCTAGCCGTGG ATATTAGCATTTGGCTAAACCAAGCACTTAAAGGAGCCCGAGATCGCCATGGGAATGCAATAGAAAACGCTCATCTCCTCACATTGTTCAATCGGCTCTGCAAGCTGTTATTTTTTCGTATTCGCCCTATTTTTGTATTTGATGGAGATGCGCCGCTGCTCAAGAAACAGACCTTG GccaagagaaggcagaggaaggattcCGCATCCACCGACTCGCGAAGGACCACAGAGAAGCTCCTGAAGACGTTTCTGAAGAGACAGGCTCTGCAAACTGccttcagaaggaagag AAATGAAGCCCTACCCAGTCTTACTCGGGTTCAAAGAGAGGACATCTATGCTTTGCCACCtttacaggaggaagaaaaacataG TTcagaagaggaagatgaaaagCAGTGGCGAGAAAGAATGGATCAAAAGCAAGCTTTGCAG GAAGAATTCTTTCATAATCCTCAGGCCATCGATATCGAGTCTGAGGATTTCAGCAGCCTGCCCCCTGAAGTGAAGCATGAGATCTTAACTGACATGAAAGAGTTTACCAAGCGAAGGCGGACACTGTTTGAAGCAATGCCAGAG GAGTCTAATGACTTTTCACAGTACCAGCTGAAAGGCCTGCTTAAGAAGAACTACCTAAACCAGCACATAGAAAATGTCCAGAAGGAAATGAATCAGCGGCACTCGGGGCAAATCCAGAGGCAGTACGAAGATGAGGGGGGCTTTCTAAAGGAGgtggagtccaggagagtggTCTCTGAAGACACCGCCCACTACATCTTGATAAAAG GTATTCAAGCTAAGAAAGTCACGGATGCGGTTTCAGAGGCTTCCCCTTCCTCCAGCAGAATGCACAGCGTGGCCTTGGACCTGAAATCCTCACCCCAGGAGAAAGTGAAGCAGGAGAAAGAGccagaggccacacctccttctcCGAGGACTTTACTGGCTATGCAGGCAGCCATGCTGGGAAGTAGCTCAGAAGAGGAGCCAGAGAGTGGAGAGGGAAGGCAGCCTAGGGAGAGGAACTTGTGGGCCACGGCAGGTGCAGGCTCCGTATCGCCACGTACCCTTGCGGCCATTCAGAAAGCCCTGGATGATGACGAAGACGGGAAAGTGTGTGATGGGGGCGATGAGCCCACAGGAAGGACGGTGATGAGAGTGTTAGGTGATGATAAAGATGGGAAGGTGTGCGCCAGGAGTGATGAGCCGGCGGTGCGAACACTGCCTGGAAACGGGCCAGACCAGGGGCACAGTGATGGAGCTGTCGAAAGCGGTGGTGGCACGCCATTTGCCACAGTTCCTCCTGTACCCGCCGTGACTGTGGTAGAGGAGTGTGCGGCCAGCTGCGGTCGTGAGAAAGAACAGACCGCCTCTGCTCATTCATTGAGTGCCGCTTGTCTTCAAGCTGGTGAATGCTATGCTTCAGGAGAACAAATGTCACTTACTCCTGTGGTGAAGGCAGAGTCCGAGAGAAGCAGTGAGGATGAGGTTGAGGGTAAGCAAGCTCCCCTCCCGTCAGCGTGCACGGAACTTCCAGGCCGTGATGCCTCTGGGCGCCTCAGTGAAAGGAAACCGACCCTGGTAACTCCAGTGAGAACATATTCTGATCAGAGGCTGGACACATGCCTTGAAGGGCCCGAGCTGCAGGAGGGTCTCAACCCGCCCGAGATGAAATGCGTTTCCTCTAGTTTTTCAAGTGATGCTGAAACACAGAGTGCACAAACCCCTGCTTCTAAACCATGCCGTACAGTTCACATCCCTTCAGAGGCAACGGGTGACTTAGAAAAGGCATTGTCTTCTGATGAATGTGGAGATTCCCTGAAAACCATCGAGCAAGGGGAGATGCCTGAACCTGCTGCCAGGGAGTTGATTTCAGTCCCGGAGCCCACGGGACCAGTGGAGATGGAGTCTGGAGAGAGCGAGTCTGATG GAAGTTTCATTGAGGTACAGAGTGTGGTCAGTGATGGTGAACTCCAAACAGAGTCACCGGAGACTTCTAAATCTGACTCTGAACAAGATGAAGAGGAACCAAGAGGAACTCCACAGGAAGGAACCTCCAGGGACACAGAACTCCAACAGGACAGTTCCGACAGCGAGGACGTTTCCAAAGAAGAGCACAAAAACGCTGACAGAGATGCCGAGAGCTCGCCTAATGAATGGCAAGATATTAATTTG GAGGAACTGGACATCCTGGAGAGCAACCTCTTGGCAGAGCAGAATTCACTGAATGCTCAAAAACAGCAGCAAGAACGGATCGCTGCCTCGGTAACGGGCCAGATGTTTCTGGAAAGTCAG GAACTCCTGCGCCTGTTTGGCATCCCCTACATCCAGGCTCCCATGGAGGCAGAGGCGCAGTGTGCCATTCTTGACCTCACTGATCAGACTTCTGGGACCATCACTGATGATAGTGATATCTGGCTGTTTGGGGCCCGGCATGTCTATAAGAATTTCTTTAACAAAAACAAGTTTGTAGAGTACTACCAGTACGTGGACTTTCACAACCAGTTAG GACTGGACCGGAGCAAATTAATTAACTTGGCTTATCTACTGGGCAGCGATTATACCGAAGGGATCCCGACTGTTGGCTGTGTAACAGCCATGGAGATTCTCAATGAATTCCCTGGACGCGGCCTGGACCCGCTCTTAAAATTCtc AGAGTGGTGGCATGAAGCTCAGAACAGCAAGAAGGTTGCAGCCAATCCCCACGACACGAAAGTGAAGAAGAAGTTGCGGAAGTTGCAGCTGACACCTGGCTTCCCCAACCCTGCAGTCGCCGATGCTTACCTCAAGCCTGTGGTGGATGACTCCAGGGGGTCGTTTCTGTGGGGCAAGCCTGACGTGGACAAGATTAGAGAAT TTTGTCAGAGATATTTTGGCTGGAACAGGACGAAGACCGATGAATCCCTTTTTCCAGTACTCAAGCAACTGAATGTCCAGCAG acccAGCTACGAATTGATTCCTTTTTTAGATTAGCTCAACAGGAAAAGCAAGATGCCaaacacataaaaagccagaggCTAAACAGAGCTGTGACATGTATgttgaggaaaggaagggaagaggcagctGGCGAGCTGGAGAAAGAGATTGACACCCTGGATAAGGCAAAAGGAAAAACCCCCAAAAGAAGCCTGACGAGCCCAAGAGAAACATCAGACCCCAAAAGAAGGAGGTCTTCAGGAAGTGGTGGGTTTCTGGGGGACCCCTACCTCTCAGAGTCCCCTGGGGATTCAGGTGAGGATGCAGAAAGTTCATCGGAGATGTGCGTCCAGCAAAGAACAACAGCGGAGTCACCAAAAGTCCGCCACTCGAGAGATGCTCACGGAAGGGATGTGTCTGCTGTGTCTACCAGCAGCTCCAGTGAGGACGATGGGGACGAAGTCAAGGCAGTCCTGGTGACTGCTAGACCTgtatttgggaagaaaaaaaggaagctaaggagaaggaaaggaaagtctaatttaaaaaaagccaGCAGTTTGGAAGGATGA